A segment of the Desulfofundulus kuznetsovii DSM 6115 genome:
CCGGCCCCGCCGGCCCAGGCCGCACCTCCGCCGGCAGACACCACCCCCCCGACACAGGCGCCGACACCGGCTGCCGCTCCTGCCGCTTCTCAACCGGCAGCTCCGGCCGGAGCAGGAACGGTTACCGCTCCCATGCCCGGGAACATCAATGCGGTCAAGGTTAAAGTGGGGGACCAGGTTAAGGCGGGGGATCCCCTGGTGATCCTGGAGGCCATGAAGATGGAAAACGAAATTACTGCCCCGGTAGCTGGAACGGTGAAAGAAGTACGGGTGAAACCGGGACAGACGGTAAACAACGGCGATGTGCTGGTAATCATAGGTTAATCTTTGAGAAGAGTTCTTTAGGGAGGGACCAGTTTTGAAAAGAAAAAAGATAACCATTATTGGGGCTGGAAACGTAGGAGCTACCTGCGCCCACTGGGCTGCGGCCAAGGAACTGGGCGATATCGTGCTCATTGACGTGGTAGAAGGAATTCCCCAGGGTAAGGCCCTGGACCTGATGGAAGCGGCGCCGGTGGAAGGCTTTGATGCCATAATTACCGGTACCAACAACTATGAAGATACAAAGGACTCGGACGTGGTGGTAATCACCGCCGGCATTGCCCGCAAGCCGGGGATGAGCCGGGATGACCTGCTGGCTACCAACTGCAAAATCGTCCAGTCAGTTACCGAACAGGTGGTCAAGTATTCACCCAACGCCTACATCATTGTGGTAACTAACCCCCTGGATGTAATGACCTACGTGACCTTAAAAACCAGCGGCTTCCCGCCCAACCGGGTGTTCGGTATGTCCGGCGTCCTGGACTCCGCCCGCTTCCGCACCTTTGTGGCCCTGGAACTGGGGATTTCCTTTGAGGATGTGACCACCTTTGTCATGGGCGGCCACGGGGATGACATGGTGCCCCTGGTGCGGTACACTTACGCCGGTGGGATTCCCATTGAAAAGCTGATTCCCGCCGAGCGCATTGCAGCCATGGTGGAACGGACCCGTAAGGGCGGCGCTGAAATTGTTAACTATTTGAAGACCGGCAGTGCCTTTTATGCTCCCGGTGCCTCCGTGGTGCAAATGGTGGAGGCCGTGTTAAAGGATAAGAAACGGATATTGCCGGTGGCCGCCTATCTGCAGGGGGAATACGGTTACCATGATATTTACCTGGGTGTACCGGCCATTATCGGCGGGGGTGGCGTGGAAAAGGTCCTGGAAATCGAGCTTACGCCCGAAGAAAAGGCTGCCCTGGATAAGTCCGCAAACTCCGTGCGCAAGTTGATGGAGGTACTGCCGCAGCTTTAAAAAGTATGCCAGTCGAGGGGAGGATAGAAATGACCGAAGCACGCAAGGTAAAAATCACCGACACCACCCTGCGGGACGGCCACCAGTCCCTGCTGGCCACCCGCATGCGCATAGAACACATGTTGCCCATTTGCGAAAAAATAGATCAGGTGGGTTTTCATTCCCTGGAAGTCTGGGGCGGAGCCACCTTTGACGCGTGCATGCGCTTTCTCAATGAAGACCCCTGGGAGCGGTTGCGCATCCTGCGTCGCCACCTAAAGACCCCCTTGCAAATGCTCCTGCGCGGGCAAAACGTGGTGGGCTATAAACACTACCCAGATGACGTGCTCACCGAATTTATAAAAAGGACGGTTTACAACGGCCTGGATATCTTCCGCATCTTCGATGCTTTAAACGACGTACGCAACATGCAAAAGGCCATTGAAGTGGTTAAACAGGAGGGTGCTCACGCCCAGGCAACGGTGGTTTATACCATCAGTCCGGTACACGACCTGGAGTACTACGTAAAAACCGCCAAGACCCTGGAGGAGATGGGAGCCGATTCCATTTGCCTGAAGGATATGGCGGGTATTCTGGCTCCCCAACCGGCCTACGAGATCATCAAAGAGTGGAAATCGGTACTGAAGATACCGGTGCAGCTCCACTGCCACTACACCAGCGGCATGGCCTCCATGGCCTACCTGCGGGCCATTGATGCAGGTGTGGATGTCATCGACTGTGCCATTTCCACCATGGCACTGCAGACCTCCCAGCCGGCCACTGAAACCATGGTGGCCGCCTTGCAAGGTACGCCCTATGATACGGGGCTCGATCTCAAGCTGCTTTCGGAAATTGCCGAGTATTTCAAGGAAGTGCGCAAGCATTATAAGGAATTTGATGTGGCCTCACCGAGCGTGGATGTCAACGTTATGATTTATCAAATTCCCGGCGGCATGATGTCCAACTTTATTTCCCAGCTAAGCCAGCAAAACGCCCTCCACCGCCTGCCCGAGGTGCTGGAGGAACTGCCCCGGGTGCGTAAGGAGTTTGGCTACCCGCCCCTGGTGACTCCTTCCAGCCAGATTGTGGGTACCCAGGCCGTGCTCAATGTGTTGCTGGGTCGCTATAAATTGCCTACCAATGAAGTTAAACAATATATGCGGGGATACTATGGTCAGCCACCGGCACCGGTAGATGAGGAAGTGCGCAAGATGATTATTGGCGACGAAAAGCCCATCACCTGCCGACCGGCAGACTTGCTGGAGCCTGGTTTGCCTGCGGCCCGTAAGGAAGCGGCTCCCTACATGCAAAAGGAGGAAGATGTCCTCTCGGTGGCCCTCTTCCCGCAGGTCGCGCCCCAGTTTCTGAAAGAACGCCTGGCCAAAAAGCTAAAAGTAGACCTGGAACTGGCTGCCCAGGGCAGCGAATTTTACCCTGCTTAAATGCATTAGACAAAACTCCCTTGGGGTCATTTATGAGCGTCGGCAATATGCTGGCGCTTTTTGTTTTCGAATTCGGTCTAACACCGGAAAGAAAGTAAATTAATTCCCAATTAACATAAATTTAACCTGTCGCTAACCGGAGGATAACTCACCCATAACACTCCTAATCTACAATGTTCTTGGTGAAAATAATGCAGCCCCCGAACGGCTGCTTGAGATAGAAAAAAGATTTTTCATGGAAAAAGAAAAAAGGGGGAGCAAATGTTGGGAAATAGGGCAAAGAGGATGCTGGTGCTGGCTGCAGTGCTGGTGCTGGTAGTGGCCCTGGCCGGTTGCGGTGGTGGAGAGCAGCCTTCCGGTGGACAAGCAGAGATTGCAGGTAACCTTACGGCGGTTGGTTCTACAGCCATGCAACCGCTGGTGGAACAGGCTGCCACCCAGTTCATGGCTAAAAATCCCAAGGCACAGATTGTGGTCCAGGGTGGGGGCAGCGGTACAGGCCTGACCCAGGTGGCCTCCGGTGCGGCGGATATCGGTAACTCCGATATTTTTGCTGAAGAAAAAAGCGGAATTGATGCCTCCCAGTTAGTGGACCACAAAGTTTGTGTGGTGGGGATGGCCACCGTGGTCAACCCCGGCGTAACGGTGGATAACCTGACCAAACAGCAACTGGTGGATATCTTTACGGGCAAGATAACCAACTGGAAGGAAGTCGGCGGACCGGATCAGAAGATTGTGGTCATCCACCGGCCCAAGGGTTCCGGCACCCGCGCTACCTTCAAGAAATTTGCCCTGGGCGGCGTGGAAGACAGCGCCCCCGGGATGGAGCAGGATTCTTCCGGCACCGTGCGCAAAATGGTTGCCGAAACACCGGGCGCTATCTCTTACCTGGCACTGTCTTACATTGACAATAGTGTTAAGGCCCTCAAGCTCGATGGGGTGGAACCCACTGTAGAAAATATTGTCAACGGCAAGTATCCGGTATGGGCTTACCAGCACATGTACACCAAAGGTGAACCCACCGGCTTAAAGAAGGCCTTCCTGGATTACATGCTCGGTGACGAGGTACAGGGTCAACTGGTTGAGAAAATGGGTTATATCCCCATTACCAAGATGCAGGTAGAACGGGATGCCCAGGGTAATGTAACCAAGAAATAAGGTCTAGGATTCAGCTTTAGACGGTGGCGGGGCAGCCGGCGGTTATGGAACCGGCACTGCCTCGCTGCCTTTCGTGTTGTCAGGAGAGGAGGTAGTTATGCACAAGGAATTTTCCCCGGAGCCGGATGCAGAAAAAAGCTTCCGGGTCCCGGATAAAGGGAATATTCAAAGGCGCAAAAGATGCGGGGAATTTTTGGGGCGCTCGGCGGCCTTTCTGGCAGCAGCACTGGTAGTGTTACTCACTGTGTCTATTATTTATTTCATTGGGAGTAAAGGACTGGCCACCTTTACGGCGCACGGAGTCAGGGTTACCGAGTTCCTTTTCAGCACCCAATGGTGGCCCGACCGGCCCCTTGAGGAAGGCGGCCCTGCTGTTGGCTCATTAACTTTCATTTTGGGTTCCCTCCTGGTTTCCCTGCTGGCGGTGGCCGTAAGCGCACCCTTGAGCGTCGTTGTTGCTGTTTTTATGGTGGAAATTGCGCCCGTATGGGGACAGAGAGTATTGCAACCGGCCATTGAGATTCTCGCCGGCATACCCTCGGTGGTTTACGGATATGTGGGTTTAAGCCTGCTGGTGCCTTTTATCCGCAATTATTTAGGTGGGGAAGGGTTTTCCGTTTTGGCCGGTTTTATTGTTCTTTCGATCATGATCTTGCCCACCATTATCAGCGTATCTACCGACAGTTTGCGGGCCCTGCCGCCCCAGTGGAAGGAAGCGGCGCTGGCCCTGGGTTCCACCCGCTGGCAGACCATCCGTCTGGTGCTGGTGCCGGCGGCCCGCTCGGGTTTAATTACGGCCGTTGTCCTGGGCCTGGCCCGGGCCTTTGGTGAGGCCCTGGCCGTACAAATGGTGATCGGCAACACCCGGACCATTCCCCATTCCCTGCTGGATCCAACGATCACTTTGACTAGCGCCATCACCATGGATATGGGGTATACCATCATGGGCTCTCTGTGGAATAGCGCCCTGTGGTCCATGGGTTTGATTCTCCTGCTCATGTCTTTCCTGTTTATTATGGTTATTCGGGTGGTCGTGCGGGGAGGGATGGTTAGATGAATGCCCGGTTGGCGGATCGTCTGGCTACCATCATGTTCTGGATGGGTGCCGCTGCGGTTCTGGCTATTTTAGCTTTGCTTTTGGGCTATATTCTCTGGCACGGCATCCGGGTCATTGATTGGCGTTTTCTGACCATGCCCCCCCAGACCATTGCTGCAGGCGGTGGGGTGGGACCGCAGATTTTCAACTCCTTTTATTTGCTCCTGTTAACCATGTTCATTACCGCCCCCCTTGGTTTGCTGGCAGGTATTTACCTGGCCGAATACGCCGGTAAGGGGCGTGTTACCGAATACATCCGCCTGTCCATCGAAACCCTTACCTCCTTGCCTTCCATTGTGGTGGGCTTGTTTGGTCTGCTTATCTTTGTCAACATGACCGGATGGGGGTATAGCTTAATGTCCGGAGCGCTGGCCCTGGCGGTGATTAACTTGCCGCTAATGGTGCGGATTTCCGAAGAATCCATTCGCAGCGTTCCCTCTGAGCTAAGGGAGGCCAGCCTGGCCCTGGGGGCCACTCGCTGGGAAACCATGTGGCGGGTGATATTGCCTTCCGCCTTTCCCGGTCTGGTTACTGGGGCCATTATTGCTGCCGGTAGGGTTTTTGGTGAGGCGGCGGCCTTGCTGTATACTGCCGGCATGAGCAGCCCCATTTTAAATTTCTCCGATCTCAATCCCTTGAGTCCCACTTCGCCCCTAAATCCCTTCCGTCCAGCCGAAACCCTGGCAGTGCACATCTGGAAAATCAATTCCGAAGCCCTGATCCCCGATGTGCGCCGGGTGGCCGACGGTTCGTCTGCCGTGCTTATTCTGGTTGTACTGCTTTTTAATATCTGTGCCCGCTGGCTGGGCCGGCGCATCTACCGCCGGTTGACCGCTACGTAATTTTGTCACACATTATGGGGAGGGCAGTTTAAGTAGAGAATCCCGGGAAGAATTTTACTGGCCGGCCCGGCAGGCATTTTACCGCATATTGGCCGGCCTTTTTTATCTAGCTGTGAAAGGTTCCGCAAAACATGCTAAAAGTTCATAAACAATTAACCATGGTTTAATTAAAACTTACCAGCAGGTTAATAAAAGAACGTTATAATAAAGGCCAGGAGGTGAGGCTTGTTGGTTAAGATTTGGCGAGATGGCAATTCCCTTCGCGTGAGCGGTATTGTGGTGAACCACCATTTTAAGAAATTGCAAAGGGTACTGGCAGATGTAGCCCGGGAAGAAGGGCACATTGTCCTGGATTTGCGTGAACTGGAGTTTATTGATGAGCCGGGAGTATGCCAGCTTTTTAGTTTCATTGATCAACTCTCTCAACGAGGTATCCGGGTGGAACCGATCAATGCCCAGGACAAGGTGCTTTCCAAGTTTCTTGTAGTGGGACTCCGACTCTGGTTGGACGAGCAAATCTTCACTAAGGTGGGGTAATAATTCCCACCCTTTGATAAAAAGGTGGGGTCGAGTTTTCCCCCGTGTGCGCTGATTAATTCCTGCAAAATCAGGTTATGATAATAGAGCGCTTACGGGGGAGGACTTGCCATTGGCGATTAACCCTTCGACGTGGGCCATAGCCAAGCGGTTCTTAGCCGTGGCCGATCCTTTGCAAAACCTGGTGGACCGCGGGGGAGTTACCCACACTTTTTGTAACCAGCAGGCTTTAACCATTTTAGAACAGGATGGCTTAAAA
Coding sequences within it:
- the pstA gene encoding phosphate ABC transporter permease PstA; translated protein: MNARLADRLATIMFWMGAAAVLAILALLLGYILWHGIRVIDWRFLTMPPQTIAAGGGVGPQIFNSFYLLLLTMFITAPLGLLAGIYLAEYAGKGRVTEYIRLSIETLTSLPSIVVGLFGLLIFVNMTGWGYSLMSGALALAVINLPLMVRISEESIRSVPSELREASLALGATRWETMWRVILPSAFPGLVTGAIIAAGRVFGEAAALLYTAGMSSPILNFSDLNPLSPTSPLNPFRPAETLAVHIWKINSEALIPDVRRVADGSSAVLILVVLLFNICARWLGRRIYRRLTAT
- a CDS encoding biotin/lipoyl-containing protein → MRKFKVLVNGEPFEVQVQEIQEAAAPPSVKLVQSRPAAPPAPPAQAAPPPADTTPPTQAPTPAAAPAASQPAAPAGAGTVTAPMPGNINAVKVKVGDQVKAGDPLVILEAMKMENEITAPVAGTVKEVRVKPGQTVNNGDVLVIIG
- a CDS encoding phosphate ABC transporter substrate-binding protein, coding for MLGNRAKRMLVLAAVLVLVVALAGCGGGEQPSGGQAEIAGNLTAVGSTAMQPLVEQAATQFMAKNPKAQIVVQGGGSGTGLTQVASGAADIGNSDIFAEEKSGIDASQLVDHKVCVVGMATVVNPGVTVDNLTKQQLVDIFTGKITNWKEVGGPDQKIVVIHRPKGSGTRATFKKFALGGVEDSAPGMEQDSSGTVRKMVAETPGAISYLALSYIDNSVKALKLDGVEPTVENIVNGKYPVWAYQHMYTKGEPTGLKKAFLDYMLGDEVQGQLVEKMGYIPITKMQVERDAQGNVTKK
- the pstC gene encoding phosphate ABC transporter permease subunit PstC, coding for MHKEFSPEPDAEKSFRVPDKGNIQRRKRCGEFLGRSAAFLAAALVVLLTVSIIYFIGSKGLATFTAHGVRVTEFLFSTQWWPDRPLEEGGPAVGSLTFILGSLLVSLLAVAVSAPLSVVVAVFMVEIAPVWGQRVLQPAIEILAGIPSVVYGYVGLSLLVPFIRNYLGGEGFSVLAGFIVLSIMILPTIISVSTDSLRALPPQWKEAALALGSTRWQTIRLVLVPAARSGLITAVVLGLARAFGEALAVQMVIGNTRTIPHSLLDPTITLTSAITMDMGYTIMGSLWNSALWSMGLILLLMSFLFIMVIRVVVRGGMVR
- the mdh gene encoding malate dehydrogenase; translated protein: MKRKKITIIGAGNVGATCAHWAAAKELGDIVLIDVVEGIPQGKALDLMEAAPVEGFDAIITGTNNYEDTKDSDVVVITAGIARKPGMSRDDLLATNCKIVQSVTEQVVKYSPNAYIIVVTNPLDVMTYVTLKTSGFPPNRVFGMSGVLDSARFRTFVALELGISFEDVTTFVMGGHGDDMVPLVRYTYAGGIPIEKLIPAERIAAMVERTRKGGAEIVNYLKTGSAFYAPGASVVQMVEAVLKDKKRILPVAAYLQGEYGYHDIYLGVPAIIGGGGVEKVLEIELTPEEKAALDKSANSVRKLMEVLPQL
- a CDS encoding oxaloacetate decarboxylase subunit alpha codes for the protein MTEARKVKITDTTLRDGHQSLLATRMRIEHMLPICEKIDQVGFHSLEVWGGATFDACMRFLNEDPWERLRILRRHLKTPLQMLLRGQNVVGYKHYPDDVLTEFIKRTVYNGLDIFRIFDALNDVRNMQKAIEVVKQEGAHAQATVVYTISPVHDLEYYVKTAKTLEEMGADSICLKDMAGILAPQPAYEIIKEWKSVLKIPVQLHCHYTSGMASMAYLRAIDAGVDVIDCAISTMALQTSQPATETMVAALQGTPYDTGLDLKLLSEIAEYFKEVRKHYKEFDVASPSVDVNVMIYQIPGGMMSNFISQLSQQNALHRLPEVLEELPRVRKEFGYPPLVTPSSQIVGTQAVLNVLLGRYKLPTNEVKQYMRGYYGQPPAPVDEEVRKMIIGDEKPITCRPADLLEPGLPAARKEAAPYMQKEEDVLSVALFPQVAPQFLKERLAKKLKVDLELAAQGSEFYPA
- a CDS encoding STAS domain-containing protein, with amino-acid sequence MLVKIWRDGNSLRVSGIVVNHHFKKLQRVLADVAREEGHIVLDLRELEFIDEPGVCQLFSFIDQLSQRGIRVEPINAQDKVLSKFLVVGLRLWLDEQIFTKVG